Proteins from one Pygocentrus nattereri isolate fPygNat1 chromosome 16, fPygNat1.pri, whole genome shotgun sequence genomic window:
- the LOC108435470 gene encoding zinc finger and BTB domain-containing protein 7C, whose amino-acid sequence MAHGEEDLIGIPFPNHSSDVLCSLNEQRRDGLLCDVVLVVKDQEYRTHRSVLAACSQYFKKLFTVATGDGDPSQHGVYELDFVAPESLTAILEFAYTSTLTVTASNVKEILGAARLLEIPCIINVCLEIMDTGGGGGGTGGGEGEGDEEEYEEEDEDEEEDEEEEDEMVEEAEDESKDDEDDISERSVQAGGPNNQKRQTVGGERGAESPPCSSQQKVHSDRARPDSQRCHSDTPDTLQGDKPREQEGLEGRALKDFSIESLLQEGLYPKMPGLERGTGFSSLLPGFYPPMWATDFPGFPQLLDPHRPPHLYPSAPLESGPLDLAIKKEVIKEELKDDLPNTLLHKDFLKDFMSPGVGMGPEPPLSQIKDEADLRNYLSFLSASHLGTLFPPWQLEEERKLKPKASQQCPICNKVIQGAGKLPRHMRTHTGEKPYMCTICEVRFTRQDKLKIHMRKHTGERPYICLHCNSKFVHNYDLKNHLRIHTGVRPYQCEHCYKSFTRSDHLHRHIKRQSCRVSRPRRGRKPSAWRSSSFLYPPEPHTLQGERTLRLPAHGPPVPGHLAEVRPPVGRGLEDLDASSRESLTDRKLISEEVERKRGVFAFALAREDILPHPPFYPATPDPWTMRLERAPPIPEAAN is encoded by the exons ATGGCACACGGTGAGGAAGACCTTATTGGGATTCCCTTCCCAAACCACAGCAGTGATGTCCTGTGTAGTCTGAACGAGCAGCGGCGCGATGGTTTGCTCTGCGACGTTGTCCTGGTGGTGAAGGACCAGGAGTACCGGACCCACCGCTCTGTGCTGGCTGCATGCAGCCAGTATTTCAAAAAGCTTTTCACTGTGGCTACTGGCGACGGTGACCCAAGCCAGCATGGCGTGTACGAGCTGGATTTCGTAGCGCCCGAATCATTGACAGCAATTTTGGAGTTTGCATACACATCGACGCTGACAGTGACGGCATCTAATGTGAAAGAGATCCTGGGTGCGGCGCGGCTTCTGGAAATCCCCTGCATCATCAATGTGTGCTTGGAGATCATGGACacaggaggagggggaggaggcactgggggtggagaaggagagggggatGAGGAGGAGTAtgaagaggaggatgaagacgaagaggaggatgaagaggaggaggacgaaATGGTGGAAGAGGCGGAAGACGAGTCAAAAGATGATGAGGATGACATCAGTGAGCGATCCGTACAAGCAGGTGGTCCAAACAACCAGAAAAGACAAAccgtggggggagagagaggtgcagaaaGCCCACCCTGCAGTTCTCAGCAGAAGGTCCACTCAGACAGAGCGCGCCCTGACTCCCAGAGATGCCATTCGGACACTCCAGACACCCTGCAGGGTGACAAACCCAGAGAGCAAGAGGGACTAGAAGGCAGAGCACTGAAAGACTTTTCCATTGAGTCCCTTCTCCAAGAAGGGCTGTACCCAAAGATGCCAGGGCTGGAGCGAGGGACAGGTTTCTCCTCGTTGCTTCCTGGATTCTATCCCCCAATGTGGGCCACAGATTTCCCAGGCTTCCCCCAGCTCCTGGATCCCCATCGCCCACCTCACCTTTACCCCTCTGCCCCTCTGGAGAGTGGACCCCTGGACCTTGCCATAAAAAAAGAGGTCATCAAGGAGGAGCTGAAAGATGATCTTCCCAACACTCTACTCCACAAAGACTTCCTCAAAGACTTCATGAGCCCAGGGGTTGGAATGGGCCCTGAGCCTCCACTCAGCCAGATCAAAGACGAGGCAGACCTGCGCAACTACCTGAGCTTTCTCTCAGCATCCCACCTGGGGACTTTGTTTCCCCCATGGCAGCTGGAGGAAGAGCGGAAGCTGAAGCCCAAAGCGTCACAGCAGTGTCCCATCTGCAACAAAGTGATCCAGGGTGCGGGAAAACTACCTCGGCACATGCGGACACACACTGGGGAGAAGCCCTACATGTGCACCATCTGCGAGGTCCGTTTTACAAG gCAGGACAAGCTAAAGATCCACATGCGCAAGCACACGGGCGAGCGGCCCTACATCTGCCTGCACTGCAACTCCAAATTCGTGCACAATTATGACCTGAAGAACCACCTGCGCATTCACACAGGCGTGCGGCCGTACCAGTGCGAGCACTGCTACAAGAGCTTCACCCGCTCCGACCACCTGCACAGACACATCAAGCGGCAGAGCTGCCGCGTCTCGCGCCCGCGACGGGGACGCAAGCCCTCCGCCTGGCGCTCGTCCAGCTTCCTCTATCCTCCGGAGCCCCACACGCTTCAGGGGGAAAGGACCCTGCGGCTGCCCGCCCATGGGCCGCCTGTGCCGGGTCATCTGGCGGAGGTGCGCCCCCCGGTCGGGAGGGGGCTGGAGGATTTGGACGCAAGCAGCAGGGAGAGCCTGACAGACAGGAAGCTCATCTCAGAGGAGGTGGAGAGGAAGAGGGGGGTGTTTGCCTTCGCCCTGGCCAGGGAGGACATTCTACCACACCCTCCCTTCTACCCTGCCACCCCTGACCCCTGGACCATGAGACTGGAACGAGCTCCGCCCATCCCCGAGGCCGCAAACTGA